From the Nodularia sp. NIES-3585 genome, one window contains:
- a CDS encoding metallophosphatase, whose protein sequence is MNKWAILSGIEGNLAAYEAVMADIKRQNNVEALYILGDLVGPRRETEELVKRVLNPRRGELEPLICKGWWEEQCFILHGLGGTSEPTELMAKYGGETVKLLWECVSRPMAQWLMTLDFGFFELDSLLIHGTTVGIDEELTPDTPPIQMLDRLSRMQANNLFCGRSGLAFQYQLQAGSITTGVTTLDSPASPQTVEISARQVIGVGNVGRNPSEAIYTLYHPGTNHVEFKTVRYGVSKGFQSQSDVKPKIVTS, encoded by the coding sequence ATGAATAAGTGGGCAATTTTAAGCGGAATTGAAGGTAATTTGGCGGCCTATGAAGCTGTAATGGCGGATATTAAGCGTCAGAATAATGTCGAAGCTTTGTATATTTTAGGCGATTTAGTCGGACCCCGGCGCGAAACCGAAGAATTAGTCAAACGAGTGCTGAACCCCCGACGTGGAGAACTGGAACCACTGATTTGTAAAGGTTGGTGGGAAGAACAGTGTTTTATTCTCCACGGACTGGGGGGGACTAGCGAACCTACAGAATTGATGGCGAAATATGGGGGAGAAACAGTTAAATTGCTGTGGGAGTGCGTTTCTCGCCCGATGGCGCAATGGTTAATGACCCTAGACTTTGGTTTTTTTGAACTCGATTCTTTGTTAATTCACGGTACAACAGTCGGAATTGACGAGGAACTCACCCCAGACACACCCCCAATTCAAATGCTAGACCGCTTATCACGAATGCAAGCCAATAACTTGTTTTGTGGTCGTTCTGGCTTGGCTTTTCAATATCAACTCCAAGCAGGGTCAATTACTACGGGAGTCACAACCCTAGATAGTCCAGCATCTCCCCAAACTGTAGAAATTTCGGCGCGTCAGGTTATCGGGGTAGGTAATGTCGGCAGAAACCCAAGTGAAGCAATTTATACTCTCTATCATCCAGGGACAAATCATGTAGAGTTTAAAACTGTCCGTTACGGAGTGAGTAAAGGTTTTCAGTCCCAGTCAGATGTCAAACCTAAAATAGTTACTAGCTA
- a CDS encoding metallophosphoesterase translates to MKIAVMSCIHGNYEALDAVLLDIDQQKADKICCLGDLVGYGPHPNAVVTQIRALDIPTCMGCWDEDIVEGLNACDCSYPSLLAEKRGKIAHEWTNNEIHPEHREFFAQLPHSLREENLAFVHGSPHSNHEYLLPELDAFAALERVLSTDADVLFCGHTHVPYVRNLDGGSLKVRVQGQDKAAAEKSFNASLKRIVNVGSVGEPRHGRPNATYVIYDTEDQKVNLREVPYDYQKTCAAIIEKGLPKIFAWRLAQGLEFAERADDPTHVCTR, encoded by the coding sequence GTGAAAATAGCCGTCATGTCATGTATTCATGGCAATTATGAAGCATTAGATGCCGTCTTATTAGATATAGACCAGCAAAAAGCTGATAAAATCTGTTGTCTCGGCGACTTAGTGGGATATGGCCCTCATCCCAACGCCGTAGTTACACAAATTCGGGCTTTAGACATTCCCACCTGTATGGGTTGTTGGGATGAAGATATAGTAGAAGGCTTGAATGCGTGTGATTGTAGTTATCCATCATTATTAGCTGAGAAACGCGGAAAAATTGCTCACGAGTGGACAAATAACGAAATACATCCAGAACACCGAGAATTTTTCGCCCAACTACCCCACAGTTTACGAGAGGAAAATTTAGCCTTCGTTCATGGTAGCCCTCACAGTAACCATGAATATTTGTTACCAGAACTTGATGCCTTTGCCGCCTTAGAGCGCGTACTTTCCACAGATGCAGACGTGCTTTTTTGTGGACATACTCATGTGCCTTATGTGCGTAATTTAGACGGAGGTAGTTTAAAAGTTCGTGTCCAAGGGCAGGACAAAGCCGCAGCAGAAAAGAGCTTTAATGCTTCCCTAAAGCGGATTGTGAATGTTGGTTCTGTAGGCGAACCCCGACATGGGCGACCCAATGCCACCTATGTAATTTACGACACAGAAGACCAAAAAGTAAATTTACGAGAAGTACCTTACGACTATCAGAAAACCTGTGCCGCAATTATTGAAAAAGGTTTACCAAAAATATTTGCGTGGCGTTTAGCCCAGGGTTTGGAATTTGCTGAAAGGGCTGATGACCCAACCCATGTTTGTACTCGCTAA
- a CDS encoding GTP-binding protein yields MSIPMITVVAGPAGCGKTTWICQQLRNTASAENVIYFSPGTGNVPIDQIRLNAEFPEAKVFSDGQEVEFLNQLAGAENIYIELGFYLELGSIEQIVGNVPYQSVAVLPSHLKDSEYHAWAKKIVKGLDIETSITQNQIWRSPTNGQVIDEDSLNEFWYELSHGAYGQVSRAKGIFDVADGRALHADFVAGVPTTDFLELDLPRHLEGRPQRFSGLEVWGENLDESAIKQTLQDCYLSDSAIAQYQEQVKQILTEETIQ; encoded by the coding sequence ATGAGTATACCGATGATTACTGTTGTTGCTGGCCCTGCTGGCTGTGGTAAAACCACCTGGATTTGTCAACAGCTACGTAATACTGCTTCTGCGGAAAATGTAATTTATTTTAGTCCTGGAACTGGTAATGTCCCCATTGACCAGATTCGCTTGAATGCGGAGTTTCCAGAGGCGAAAGTTTTTAGTGATGGCCAAGAAGTAGAATTTCTCAACCAGCTAGCAGGGGCGGAGAATATTTATATAGAACTAGGATTTTACTTGGAATTAGGATCTATTGAGCAAATTGTCGGAAATGTCCCATATCAGTCTGTTGCAGTTTTACCGTCACACCTGAAAGATTCGGAATATCACGCCTGGGCGAAGAAAATTGTCAAAGGGCTGGATATTGAAACCAGTATTACCCAAAATCAGATTTGGCGATCGCCTACTAATGGTCAAGTTATTGACGAAGACAGTTTAAATGAATTTTGGTATGAACTATCTCACGGTGCTTATGGTCAAGTCAGCCGTGCTAAGGGAATTTTTGATGTTGCTGATGGTAGGGCATTACACGCCGATTTTGTCGCTGGTGTACCGACAACAGATTTTCTGGAATTAGATTTACCACGCCACTTAGAAGGAAGACCACAGCGTTTCAGTGGTTTAGAAGTCTGGGGAGAAAATTTAGATGAGTCAGCCATTAAACAAACATTACAAGATTGCTATTTGTCAGATAGTGCGATCGCACAATACCAAGAACAAGTAAAACAAATCCTAACTGAGGAGACTATACAGTGA
- a CDS encoding Uma2 family endonuclease codes for MSLTVKDLEKIQATHPDYRMELVDGNVVVMSPSGYESEEVGTEFAALLRNWVRPRQLGRVAGSSAGFRLPNKDLRAPDVSFIRADRLKRSTEDYAELVPDLVVEVKSKTDSLDKLREKIQEFISLGTQIGILIDPRSRTMEVYRSSEKIVLQNGDVLTLPDLLPGWEVNIAEIWSPVFE; via the coding sequence ATGTCTCTCACTGTCAAAGACTTAGAGAAAATCCAAGCAACTCATCCTGACTATCGCATGGAATTGGTAGACGGGAACGTAGTTGTTATGAGTCCATCAGGTTACGAATCGGAAGAAGTAGGAACTGAATTTGCAGCGCTGCTGAGGAATTGGGTAAGACCGCGCCAGTTAGGACGTGTAGCTGGTTCCAGTGCTGGTTTTAGATTACCTAACAAAGATTTACGCGCTCCTGATGTATCATTTATCCGAGCAGATAGGCTCAAACGTTCTACCGAAGATTATGCAGAATTGGTTCCCGATTTAGTCGTTGAAGTGAAATCTAAGACCGATTCCTTAGATAAATTGCGGGAAAAAATCCAAGAATTTATCAGTCTGGGGACTCAAATCGGCATTTTAATCGACCCTAGAAGCAGAACTATGGAAGTTTACCGTTCTAGTGAGAAAATAGTATTACAAAATGGTGATGTGCTGACCCTACCCGACTTACTCCCCGGTTGGGAAGTGAACATTGCCGAAATTTGGTCGCCAGTGTTCGAGTAA
- the dapB gene encoding 4-hydroxy-tetrahydrodipicolinate reductase translates to MTNQALIPVIVNGAAGKMGREVIKAVAQAPDLNLVAAIDTSPEHQDQDAGELAGLSEPLEVPITNQFEAMLGYVAGDRNSPPGVMVDFTHPDGVYDNVRSAIAYGIRPVVGTTGLSPKQLQELADFAEKASTGCLIIPNFSIGMVLLQQAAVTASQYFDHVEIIELHHNQKADAPSGTAIQTAQLLGELGKPFNTAIVEETEKIPGARGSLAEEGIRIHSVRLPGLIAHQEVIFGAPGQIYTLRHDTSDRSCYMPGVLLAIRKVSQLKSLVYGLEKIL, encoded by the coding sequence ATGACAAATCAAGCTCTTATCCCAGTGATTGTAAACGGTGCAGCCGGCAAAATGGGTCGTGAAGTAATTAAAGCAGTAGCCCAAGCACCAGATTTAAATTTAGTGGCTGCAATTGACACCAGTCCAGAACATCAAGACCAAGATGCTGGAGAATTGGCAGGTTTAAGCGAACCTTTAGAAGTGCCAATTACCAACCAATTTGAAGCCATGCTGGGTTATGTAGCTGGCGATAGAAACTCTCCTCCAGGGGTGATGGTAGACTTTACCCACCCTGATGGAGTTTATGATAATGTGCGGAGTGCGATCGCCTATGGAATTCGTCCAGTAGTGGGAACCACAGGCTTAAGTCCAAAACAACTGCAAGAATTAGCCGACTTTGCCGAAAAAGCGAGTACAGGTTGTCTAATTATTCCCAACTTTTCCATTGGAATGGTACTGTTACAGCAAGCCGCAGTCACAGCTTCCCAATATTTCGACCATGTAGAAATTATTGAACTCCACCACAACCAAAAAGCTGATGCGCCCAGTGGAACGGCGATTCAAACCGCACAATTACTAGGAGAACTTGGTAAACCTTTTAACACAGCTATTGTCGAAGAGACTGAAAAAATCCCAGGAGCCAGGGGTAGTTTAGCCGAAGAAGGGATTAGAATTCATAGTGTGCGCCTGCCGGGACTAATCGCCCATCAAGAAGTGATATTTGGCGCACCCGGTCAAATTTATACATTAAGACATGATACCAGCGATCGCTCCTGTTATATGCCAGGAGTCCTGCTAGCAATTCGCAAAGTCTCGCAGCTAAAGTCATTAGTGTATGGATTAGAAAAAATACTTTAA
- a CDS encoding phosphate ABC transporter permease → MLVPLTRKKFEQLIPFIGTGAQYKYYAGKFSNFLQRLLISVIAIAIILLAEVLLRLEFGPITFLIGVMGAFFWLWYPVFQASMRNVKCRRYKYSGFFRGRVLDWWITDKLMGKQETVNNKGELVIVENREKRINLEVGDDTGFTVELQAPLRNSHKVIVRGQVAEMIVMSNRSDLSSIEEFSDVYIPSHDLWVNDYPYLRRDFFNEVSRRLRKKQPEKPPRRRQRME, encoded by the coding sequence ATGTTAGTTCCACTCACCCGGAAAAAATTTGAACAACTCATCCCCTTCATTGGTACTGGCGCACAGTACAAGTACTACGCAGGGAAATTTTCTAATTTTTTGCAGCGACTGTTAATTTCTGTCATCGCCATAGCGATAATTCTGCTAGCGGAAGTTTTGTTGAGACTAGAATTCGGCCCCATTACATTTTTAATTGGAGTCATGGGTGCTTTCTTTTGGCTATGGTATCCCGTATTTCAGGCCAGTATGCGAAATGTAAAATGCCGCCGTTATAAATACAGTGGCTTTTTTCGGGGTCGAGTTCTAGATTGGTGGATTACAGACAAATTAATGGGAAAACAAGAAACCGTTAACAACAAAGGTGAATTGGTAATTGTTGAAAATAGAGAAAAACGGATTAACTTAGAAGTCGGTGACGATACAGGATTTACCGTAGAGTTACAAGCACCACTACGTAACTCTCACAAAGTGATTGTTCGGGGTCAAGTTGCCGAAATGATAGTCATGTCCAATCGTTCTGACTTAAGCAGCATTGAAGAATTCAGCGATGTATACATTCCCAGCCATGACTTGTGGGTAAACGACTATCCTTATCTGAGAAGAGACTTCTTTAATGAAGTCAGTCGCCGTTTGCGGAAAAAACAACCAGAAAAACCCCCCCGCCGTCGCCAGAGAATGGAATAA
- a CDS encoding precorrin-8X methylmutase, giving the protein MEWHVTDAQSLAIIDSEIGDHVFSPAEYEIVRRVIYATADFEYKSLIRFSERALQAGAAALAARTTIVVDVPMVQVGIAQDIQNTFANPVYCSLETVTRPQKEKSRAAWGIETLAKRYPEGIFVVGQAQTALTALVELIASEEIQPALIIATPVGFVNADLAKEGLQDSQVPYIIIDSRKGNAVVASAIVDGLVDLAWQAYGQERVKN; this is encoded by the coding sequence ATGGAATGGCACGTAACTGATGCTCAAAGTTTAGCAATCATTGATAGTGAAATAGGTGATCATGTTTTTTCACCGGCAGAGTATGAGATTGTCCGGCGAGTCATATATGCTACGGCTGATTTTGAATATAAATCTTTGATTCGCTTTTCTGAACGTGCTTTACAAGCTGGTGCAGCAGCTTTGGCAGCACGGACTACAATTGTGGTCGATGTGCCAATGGTACAGGTAGGGATTGCCCAGGATATTCAAAATACTTTTGCTAATCCCGTTTATTGCAGCCTGGAAACTGTGACGCGTCCCCAAAAAGAAAAATCTCGTGCAGCTTGGGGAATTGAAACTTTAGCCAAGCGTTACCCGGAAGGTATTTTTGTGGTGGGTCAAGCGCAAACAGCCCTGACTGCTTTGGTGGAGTTAATTGCATCTGAAGAAATTCAGCCGGCTTTGATAATTGCTACTCCAGTGGGTTTTGTGAATGCGGATCTGGCTAAGGAGGGTTTGCAAGATTCTCAAGTTCCTTACATCATCATTGACAGTCGCAAAGGTAATGCAGTTGTCGCATCTGCTATTGTTGATGGACTGGTAGATTTGGCTTGGCAAGCCTATGGACAGGAGAGAGTTAAAAATTAA
- a CDS encoding TPM domain-containing protein, whose amino-acid sequence MQSCFWRRTLVSIAVFFLAGSMWVMHSPPALAYDNPDLLPNFQTPVIDLAKTLTDIQEAELVTDLEQFEGETGWKLRVLTQYDRTPGRAVINYWGLDDKSILLVADSRGGNILSFSVGDAVYEFLPRTFWIELQTRFGNLYFVRDEGEDQAILQALSSVKGCLLQGGCSVVPGLPREQWILTLITSVVGGIICGFAAHPQKEGQGFAWQWALIFSPLWGILFIAFGIGPVVTRTSDWLPLVRNISGFLIGALVAFLTPILTRPSSNAES is encoded by the coding sequence ATGCAGTCTTGTTTTTGGCGACGAACTCTGGTATCAATTGCTGTATTTTTCTTGGCTGGTTCAATGTGGGTCATGCACTCCCCTCCGGCACTGGCTTATGATAATCCTGACTTATTACCCAACTTTCAAACTCCAGTTATAGATTTAGCTAAAACGCTCACAGATATTCAAGAAGCCGAACTGGTAACCGATTTAGAGCAATTTGAAGGTGAAACTGGCTGGAAACTGCGAGTATTAACCCAGTATGACCGCACCCCAGGTCGGGCAGTGATTAATTATTGGGGTTTAGATGATAAAAGTATTTTGCTAGTTGCTGACTCTCGTGGCGGTAACATTCTCAGCTTTAGTGTGGGGGATGCCGTTTATGAATTTCTACCCCGGACTTTTTGGATAGAATTGCAAACCCGCTTCGGAAATTTGTATTTTGTTCGAGACGAAGGTGAAGACCAAGCCATTTTGCAAGCCTTAAGTTCGGTTAAAGGCTGTTTGCTTCAGGGTGGTTGCTCAGTGGTTCCTGGACTACCCAGGGAACAATGGATACTGACACTGATTACCTCAGTTGTGGGGGGAATAATTTGTGGATTTGCAGCTCACCCCCAAAAAGAAGGACAGGGTTTTGCTTGGCAATGGGCGTTAATTTTTTCACCTTTGTGGGGAATTTTGTTTATTGCCTTTGGTATTGGCCCAGTGGTGACTCGCACCAGCGACTGGTTGCCTCTAGTTCGTAATATCTCTGGTTTTCTGATTGGCGCTTTAGTCGCCTTCCTGACTCCGATTTTGACTCGTCCTTCTTCTAATGCTGAGTCCTGA
- a CDS encoding YtxH domain-containing protein encodes MSNNRSGVFFGGFMLGATIGALTGLLVAPRTGRETRKILQKSANAIPDLAEDLSTSVQIQADRLSASAVRNWDDTLEKLQDAIAAGVDASQRESQNLKQQQAENDSDSLSQQL; translated from the coding sequence ATGTCTAATAATCGTTCTGGAGTATTTTTTGGCGGGTTCATGCTGGGAGCTACGATTGGTGCTTTAACTGGTTTGCTCGTAGCACCGCGCACAGGGCGCGAAACGCGGAAAATTTTGCAAAAGTCTGCCAATGCTATCCCCGATTTGGCAGAAGATTTATCAACAAGTGTACAAATCCAAGCCGATCGACTTTCTGCCAGTGCTGTGAGAAATTGGGATGATACTTTAGAGAAACTGCAAGATGCGATCGCGGCTGGTGTAGATGCTAGTCAACGCGAAAGCCAAAACTTGAAGCAGCAACAAGCTGAAAACGACTCAGACTCTCTTTCCCAGCAATTGTAA
- the dpdE gene encoding protein DpdE, translated as MIELGSLVQSQNNYLGIGKVTEISPPDVMVEYFCSGGQRLQKTLPLDSLSQVKLQPQTRCYISAPTQDTWLIGRICTWDEDAEMYQIDLPDKKTTIATEQEIYVRCNIPIADPIDTLAMKGHETPYFHDKRLTFVKSLIKQRAMSRGMRGLISANIELYPHQVEVVRRVLEDPIQRYLLADEVGLGKTIEAGAILRQFLIDEPKKGAVVLVPQYLLPQWRAELENKFYISHFGKRVVVLALEDVHRINQKANIGCLILDEAHHIAAMATSRDAAVRQRFESCKNLAHKSDRLLLLSATPVLNHEQDFLAMLHLLDPVTYKLHDLAGFRARVANCQEIGRFMLSFQEGANDTVLKTHLKELRKLFAEDEYLLNQADNLEKSLKAKSTEQNQIISAIRSHISETYRLHRRMLRNRRAAVEDVIFDRDVTPKEEYDLDERSLDLHELIEKWRTTAPKEQPYQQIFLLLFLASGTWLGILEQVINARLTGKTPSQLIPEFKENELRILTTTPQFPGEEEILQSALKILGQPVDEGERTENLTTVLLNQLATYFKISASVRRNKPELITRIQHRIRRPIPGDVLPKIVVFTSFVQSGKQIVQRLANSFGAETIASHQLGEPREKVAENLTRFQNNPDCFILVCDRSGEEGLNLQFADCFIHFDLPWSPNKLEQRIGRFDRIGSKIGVQSYALLGPFLEDSPQNAWYQVLKNGFDIFERSIASLQFYVDEKLQELETALFESGAAGLLAMISPIQQQITAETLKISEQTALDEIDILDEETTQYFQNLDDYDASHVEIKQAVEGWMCDALGFKSVNNPNSAEIKRYQPTTRTLVSLDELKTHFANNNTEQFGTYNRRIANQNSGTKLFRIGEGLIEALVSHINWDDRGKAFAVWRTDETWDAKEGKEWFGFRFNFVVETHLEAVKQVLTTHKLDNSQLKTLKRRVDALFPPMLETIFVDGRSNPMSLVEDKSLLNVLQRPYKDRNSDRARDFNLAKERLGIIDAFVDASEWKNFCLQARSSSGELLLNHPDFIKLHEQYAQIAEQKLNKKVEQLNLRLKRQNDDSALAEELQIESALSTAILDGIRQPQIRLDSVGFIVVSGHNPL; from the coding sequence ATGATTGAGCTTGGTTCACTGGTGCAGTCCCAGAACAACTATTTGGGAATAGGAAAAGTTACTGAGATATCTCCACCTGATGTGATGGTCGAGTATTTCTGCTCAGGAGGGCAACGCCTCCAAAAAACTTTACCTTTAGATTCCCTTTCTCAGGTTAAACTTCAGCCTCAAACCCGATGCTACATTAGCGCACCCACCCAGGATACATGGTTAATTGGCCGAATTTGTACCTGGGATGAAGATGCAGAAATGTATCAAATTGATTTACCAGATAAGAAAACGACAATTGCCACGGAACAGGAAATTTATGTCCGTTGTAATATACCAATTGCAGACCCGATTGATACTCTAGCCATGAAGGGTCACGAAACACCCTACTTTCATGACAAAAGATTAACTTTTGTGAAATCTCTGATTAAACAACGCGCTATGAGTCGCGGGATGAGAGGGTTGATTTCGGCGAACATTGAACTTTATCCTCATCAAGTGGAAGTTGTTCGGCGGGTACTGGAAGACCCAATTCAGCGCTATTTATTAGCAGATGAGGTGGGACTCGGAAAAACCATTGAAGCGGGTGCGATTCTCCGTCAATTCCTGATTGATGAACCAAAAAAAGGGGCGGTGGTATTGGTTCCCCAATATTTGCTCCCACAATGGCGGGCTGAGTTAGAAAATAAATTTTACATCTCCCATTTTGGTAAACGGGTGGTGGTGCTGGCGCTGGAAGATGTCCATAGAATCAACCAGAAAGCTAATATCGGCTGCTTAATTTTAGATGAAGCTCACCATATTGCGGCGATGGCAACTTCTAGGGATGCAGCAGTGCGTCAGCGTTTTGAGTCTTGTAAAAATCTGGCTCATAAAAGCGATCGCTTACTTTTATTATCTGCTACTCCTGTCCTCAACCACGAGCAGGATTTTCTCGCCATGTTGCACCTGCTTGATCCTGTAACCTATAAATTGCATGATTTAGCAGGTTTTCGTGCCAGAGTGGCAAATTGTCAGGAAATCGGCAGATTTATGCTTTCTTTTCAAGAAGGTGCAAATGACACTGTTCTGAAAACTCATCTCAAGGAACTGCGAAAACTGTTTGCAGAGGATGAGTATTTGCTCAATCAGGCGGACAATTTAGAAAAGTCTTTAAAAGCCAAATCCACTGAGCAAAATCAAATTATCTCAGCAATTCGTAGTCACATTAGCGAAACCTATCGGCTACATCGGCGAATGCTGCGTAACCGTCGCGCTGCGGTGGAAGATGTCATCTTTGATCGGGATGTGACACCAAAAGAAGAATATGATTTAGATGAGCGATCGCTTGATCTTCATGAACTCATAGAAAAATGGCGTACCACCGCCCCGAAAGAACAGCCCTATCAACAGATTTTTCTGCTCTTATTCCTCGCTTCTGGTACTTGGTTAGGAATTTTAGAACAGGTAATTAACGCCCGTTTAACAGGTAAAACTCCATCTCAACTCATCCCAGAGTTCAAAGAAAATGAACTTCGCATCTTAACTACAACCCCTCAATTCCCTGGGGAAGAAGAAATTTTGCAATCGGCGTTAAAGATTCTGGGTCAACCTGTAGATGAAGGCGAACGCACAGAAAATTTGACTACAGTGTTACTAAATCAGCTAGCTACATACTTCAAAATTTCCGCAAGTGTTCGCAGAAATAAGCCAGAATTAATCACCAGAATACAGCATAGAATTCGCAGACCAATTCCTGGGGATGTTCTGCCGAAAATTGTCGTATTTACAAGTTTTGTCCAATCTGGTAAACAAATTGTCCAACGTTTAGCTAATAGCTTCGGTGCAGAGACAATTGCCAGCCATCAATTGGGCGAACCACGAGAAAAAGTGGCGGAAAACTTAACGAGATTCCAGAATAATCCTGACTGCTTTATTTTAGTATGCGATCGCTCTGGAGAAGAAGGACTAAACCTGCAATTTGCCGACTGCTTCATTCACTTTGACTTACCTTGGTCTCCCAATAAATTAGAACAAAGAATTGGCAGATTTGACCGCATTGGTAGTAAAATCGGAGTTCAATCTTATGCCTTGCTTGGTCCCTTCTTAGAAGATAGTCCCCAAAATGCTTGGTATCAAGTTCTAAAAAATGGGTTTGATATCTTTGAAAGATCAATTGCCAGTCTACAATTTTATGTAGATGAGAAATTGCAAGAATTAGAAACAGCTTTGTTTGAATCAGGTGCTGCGGGATTATTGGCCATGATTTCGCCAATTCAGCAACAAATCACCGCCGAAACCTTGAAAATTAGCGAGCAAACTGCACTGGATGAAATTGATATTCTCGACGAAGAAACCACCCAGTATTTTCAAAACCTCGATGATTACGATGCAAGTCATGTAGAAATTAAACAAGCCGTTGAAGGCTGGATGTGTGATGCACTGGGATTTAAATCAGTTAATAATCCCAATTCCGCAGAAATTAAGCGTTATCAACCAACAACGCGCACTTTGGTTTCTCTCGACGAGTTAAAAACTCACTTTGCGAATAATAATACAGAGCAATTTGGGACTTACAATCGGCGGATAGCAAACCAAAATTCTGGTACTAAACTTTTCCGCATTGGTGAAGGATTAATAGAAGCACTTGTTAGCCATATAAATTGGGATGATAGAGGTAAAGCTTTTGCTGTCTGGCGCACCGATGAAACTTGGGATGCGAAAGAAGGTAAAGAATGGTTTGGTTTCCGATTCAATTTTGTAGTCGAAACACATTTAGAAGCGGTCAAGCAAGTTTTAACAACCCACAAACTAGATAATTCCCAACTCAAAACCTTAAAGCGGCGAGTTGATGCTTTATTTCCCCCCATGCTAGAAACTATCTTTGTTGATGGTCGCTCTAATCCCATGAGTTTGGTTGAAGATAAATCGCTCTTAAATGTTCTGCAACGACCGTATAAAGACAGAAACAGTGATAGAGCCAGAGATTTTAATCTAGCAAAAGAGCGCTTAGGAATTATTGATGCTTTTGTCGATGCTAGCGAGTGGAAGAATTTCTGTCTTCAAGCTCGTAGTAGTTCTGGGGAATTACTCTTAAACCATCCTGACTTTATCAAACTGCACGAACAATATGCTCAAATTGCCGAGCAGAAATTGAACAAAAAAGTAGAGCAATTAAACCTGCGTCTAAAACGGCAAAATGATGATTCTGCACTCGCTGAAGAATTGCAAATAGAAAGTGCATTAAGTACAGCCATTTTAGACGGGATTCGCCAGCCTCAGATTCGCCTTGATTCCGTTGGTTTCATTGTCGTATCAGGACATAATCCTCTGTAA